The genomic DNA AACCGGGAGAGTCGTGGACAGTGAACTGAGAGATTTTTCATAAGCCTCTTCAAGTTGGCTTTCCTCTAGTGTAGAATTAAGAATCGACCTGATTCTAGTCTCATTTTATGTGTGAGTTCTTCAATGCCCGTTTATCTCTACGAAGTCGTCCGCGAAGACAAACAACCTGGGGAACGATTTGAAGTCGTCCAGCGCATGGCTGAAGATCCGCTGACTGCTCATCCAGAAACGGGGGAACCGGTCCGTCGCGTCATTACTGCTCCCGCCATCGGCTCCCGCTGGATGGGCATGAACATGGAACGGAGCGTCAAAGACGATAAAAAACTCAACGACCTCGGCTTTACCAAGTACGAGAAATCCGGGGACGGAAAATACGTCAAAAAATTTGGTCAAGGACCAAACCTGATTTCCAAAGACTAATCACTTGGATGGTGAGTGGCTGGGGTCGAAGCGCAGCGGAGCCCCCAGAATCGCTGATCAATATTGAAGGTCACTGCTTTTTCCGCAAGCGATGCTTGATCTCCGCCACCAGCGAAACATATTCAGACGATTCCCTCAACGCCTCATTCCTTGTCGTCCAGGGAATTGTGACCTCTTCCACAATCTGGCCCGGATGAGCAGACATCAATTTGACTTTCTGGCTCAGAAAAACCGCCTCTCCTAAATGATGCGTCACGAGGACGGTCGCAAAACCAAATTCCTGCTGCCAGCCGATCAGTTCGTCGTTGAGTTGTTCCCGCAAAAAATCATCGACCGCAGCAAAGGGCTCATCCAGCAAAAGCAATTCGGGATCCAGCACCAGAGAACGGGCGACAGCGACGCGCATTTTCATGCCGCCAGAAAGTTGTGTCGGATACTTTTCGTAATCAGCCGGGGAGATGCCCGTTTTGTTGAGCAGCCATTCAATTTTCTCTCGATTGACAGGTTGATTCACCAGTTCGAAGGGGATGGCCATATTACTCAGCACGGTTCGCCAGGGAAGCAGCCGGGCATCTTGAAAGACCATTGCGATTCGACCCGGATTGGCGATTTCCGGCTGATGTAAAATTCGCTGGCCTGCATTCTCAGGCAGCAACCCTGCAATCACACGTAACAACGTCGACTTTCCACAACCTGAGGGGCCGACAATTCCAAACGATTCTCCTGCGGAAATGCTCAGATCAATTCCCTGCAGCGTATTCGCGGCATTGTTCTTGAAGCGAACATCAATACCACGGAGTTCGAGCAGTAATTTCGATCCGCCAGCTTCATCCGTCATGAGAGTCGTTCCTGCCCCCAGCGACGAGCCAGTTCGACGAGGACCATCTTAGCCGACTCCATTTCGATTTCACTGGTCCACTCCAGCGGACTGTGGGGGTTATGTTGTCCGGACGACAAATTCGGCGTCGGCAAACCAGCTGCTGTCATCAGAGAACCGTCGGTTCCGCCGCGAATGATATCCTGATGCGGTTCCAGACCGGCTGCAGCCGTTGCTTCAATGGCAAACGGCAATGCTCGTGGTTCTTTCTCAAGACCATCTCGCATGTTGCGATACTGTTCTTTGATCTGCACTTCGATTTCCGCTTTGGGGTATTCGCAGCGAAGGGATTCCGCAATCGATTCGAGCAGTTTCGCCTGAGCGTGAAGATTCTCAGTTTCGAAATCTCGCAAGATAATGCGAGCAGAGGCTTCGGCTACGCCTCCCGAAATGTGATACGGATGCATGAAACCCTCACGATCATCCGTTGTTTCCGGGCTGAGTGTCAGCTGAGGTATCCGATCAATAAAGGCAGACAGGATGCGAATCGCATTCACCATCGCCCCTTTTCCCACAGAAGGATGCGTATTGATGCCTCTAACAATGATTGTCGCCTGATCTGCAGAAAATGTTTCGGAGTCGATTCGACCACGCCCATCGCTATCGAGCGTGTAGGCGCACACTGAGCCAAGAGCGTCGAAATCCATATTCTCAATCCCACGGCCGATCTCCTCATCGACTGTAAAGCAGACTCGAACAGGCCCGTGCGGAATCTCAGGATGCTCAATCAGATATTCGACAGCCGCCATGATGACCGCAATTCCCGATTTATCATCTGCACCAAGCAAAGTCGTTCCATCGGTCGTGATGATCGATTCCCCAACCAGTTGCGACAACTCGGGATTCTCACTTACTTTCAGGATTTTGGACGGATCGCCCGGCAGCACGATGTCCTCGCCATCGTACTCTTCATGCACAATTGGATTGACATTCGTGCCGGAATACTCGGGAGACGTATCGACATGAGCAACCCAGGCAATCGTCGGGACTTTCTCAGAAATGTTACTTGGCAATGTCGCCAGCACGATACCATGAGGACTGAGCGAAACATCCTTCAGGCCAAGTTCCCGGCACTCCTGCTCCAGCAATCGGGACAGATCCAATTGCTTTTCGGTACTCGGCGCAGAAGGAGAAGTTTCATCCGACTGAGTATCGATACAAACGTAAGTCAGAAAACGTTCCAGAAGTGTCGGCATAATTAATTCCGTAAGTGTTAAATCCAGAGAATGACACGATCTTTGATGGAGTCGGGCAACTTTTTCATAACGGCTTTTTTCAGATGCGATGTGTGATATCGCGTGCTGAAGTGGCAGAGGATAATCATCTCATTATTGAACTTCTCTGCTCGATCGATAATGTCATCCAGGTGCGTATGACCGAATTTGTGAATCTTCGATTTACGATGTTCGGGGCGGAAGAACGTCATTTCCGTGATCAGGATTTTTGCATTGTAAACATCTTCGCAATTATCGAGACCGACAGGAGCCGTGTCCCCCATGTACGCAACCAAGGGATATCGAGTTTCGTGCGTAACATCGGTTCCCGACATGCGAATGTCGCGAATTTCATCGCCAGCCAGCCCCTGATACTCTGGTTTCAATTTTCTGCGGCGGTCCCAAATGATGTAGCCGACTGAAGGCACCGTATGCTTCGTCTGCACGACGGTGGCAACATGCTCGCGGCTCAGTTCGATTTCATCGCCCGCCTGGACACCAATCAAATTGCAAAGCATCCGACCACGATCCAGCTTTTGCCAGGCTCGCAGAAGGCGCTCGGTATCTTCCTGTACTTCGGCGGGAACATAAATGGTCGGAGGCTCCATTTTCATCATGCGGCGCCGGGCAACAAACGGAGGCAGAGCCGCCATGTGATCCAAATGAGCATGAGAAATGAAGTAAGTCGGCGTCCCCATAAACGACCACGGACTGCCACCCAGATCGAATCCGATTTTCAGCTCGGGAATCCGCCAGTAACTTTGCACCGCTGCCCGCGAATAACCCTCGACGGTCATACCCGCATGCGTGACCGTACGAAGTGGAAGATTATTGACAACCGTTTCCAGTTCGGTCATGTCATCAAGAGCGGGATTTTCGTCCATGGGAGTGACTTGAGTTGATGTATCGGTTCCGCAGAGCGGGCCAGAAATATTTTGATAGGCGAGCCGAGTCAGTCATGACTCGGGTAGGTGGATTAATCAATAACATTTTTCAGGACGACCGCACAATAATCGTGAAAAAACCCGAGTCATGACTGACTCGGCTCGCCTGAAAATGCCCTGGAATCTACCCAGTGAATATCACTACTTTACGGAGAGGCTGACTCGTCGGCAACCGATTGCAGTTTGAACAGTCCAATCCATTTCGTCAAAGGCCCAGCTATTCCGATTCTCCTCCACTCGTCGTGGCCGCATAGACCAGAGCAACATCTTCATGAGTCAAGCCAAGGGACGCTCGAAATCGGTCTAAAGCCGCAAAGATATCGATGAAAATCATATTCAGGCAGGGCACAATGATTAATGTCAATGCGGTGGCAAAAATCAATCCATAAGTTAACGTGACGGCCATTGGAATCAGGAATTTCGCCTGAAAACTTGTCTCAAACATCAGCGGAGTCAACCCGGCTGCCGTGGTAAGAGTTGTCAGAAGAATCGCGCGGAGTCGAAGTTTTGCTCCCATCACATTGGCTTCGAGGGGATCTATTCCGCGTTTCAATCGCGTATTGATAAAGTCGACCAGTACCAGCGAATCATTTACCAGGATTCCCGAGAGCGCCAGGAAACCGATACAGCTCAGAATTGTAATCGGATTCCCGGTGATCCAGTGTCCAATAATCGCACCCAGAATTCCGAACGGAATGGCAGACATCACAACCAGTGGTTGGAAGTATGATTTGAACAGCCCGGCCAGCATCATATAAATCATCAGGAATGCAGCTGGCATCGCCAGTCCGAGACTGCTGAACGACTTCTGTTGTTCTTCGGTTGTACCGGAAAAGTCAATGATGATGCCGGGATGTTCCCGCAGCATTCTGGGAACAAAATCGGATTGAAACTGCGTCATCACCGCATTCGCATTATTGGCAGTTGCATCCACGTCGCCGTAAATGGAGATCGAACGACGTTGCTGAGAACGATGAATACTCGTGTAACTTCGCGTTTCTTTCAGTTCGGCCACCTCAGAAATCGGAATCCAACGAAAACCTGCTTCATCATTCATCGCGACAGCATTGAGAGGATTGACCGGTCGAGGTATTCGCAGAGCCTCCAGATTGTAAACCTCGGACCGAAACTCTTCGGGCAATCGAACCATGATTTTGACATCCTCCCGATTCCGCGTCACCCGACGGGCTTCGACGCCATACAACGCATGTCGGACAAAGCCACCCAGTTCATTGACGGTAATACCTGTTGAGCGAGCCGAGGGGAGCAGTCGCAATTGAACTTCGCGTTTGCCGATATCGTAATCGTCATCCAGATCGACAACGCCATCATACGATGCCAGTTCATTCTTCATCGCGTTGGTCACTTCGAGTAATTCCTCAAAGTTGTTGCCGGTCACCTTGATTTCAATATCTTTCCCGGCTGGCCCTCCATTCATTGCTTCCCATTTGACGGAATTGACTCCCGAAAGAGTTTCTGTCATTTTGCGAAATGCGACGAGCAGTTCTTCACTGGAACGTAAACCCTTGCGTTCCCGTTCATCCGCTTCCATCAGTTCGACAATCACCTGGCCTAAATGCGATTGCTGACTACCGGCTGAGGCACCCGTGCCACCGAGGTTGATCTGTGATCCAACCGTCGTTTGTATGCTCGTCACCTCAGGGACATCTTTAACAAATTCTGAGATTCGAATCATCGTATCGCGGGTGGTATCAACAACAGTTCCGATGGGTAATTCGACATCGGCGGTAATCGTTTCACTATCCATTTTCTGTATGAATACGAACGGAACGATGCCGCCAATCACTAAGCCGAGCGACATCATCACCATCGCCATTGCTGCGGCAATAGTAACGTATCTCCATTTCATGGCGCCTCGCAGAATTGTTTCGTAAACACGCATCAACACATTCTGCATGATGCGTTCCTGAAACGCTTCTACTTTCGACCAGATGCGTCCAATGCCGGATTTTGAGAGTTTTTCCTCATGCTTTTTGTGGTCGGGCTTTTTTAAATGCTTCAAGTGCGCAGGCAGAATTAACAGCGCTTCGATGAGAGAAACGGAGAGAGCCGCCAGAACCACGAGGGGAAGTTCCCGCATGAAGTCGCCGATCCGGCCTTTGATAAATAGCAGAGGAGCAAACCCGGCAATGGTTGTAGAGACCGCGACAATCACAGGCCACATCACCTCCTCGGCTCCCTTCACCGCCGCCTCCGTCGGCTCCTCACCTTCTTCGACGTGTCGAAAGATATTTTCGCCAATCACAATCGCATCATCGACGATGATTCCCAGGACGATAATCAGCCCGAACATCGACAGCAGATTGATCGACACACCGAACAGCCACATCACCAGGAATGTGCCCATAAAGGAAATCGGCAACCCCATCCCCGCCCAGAACGCAACCCGCCAGTTCAGGAAGAGAATCAAAGAAATGAGAACAAGGACAAGACCAGACATGCCGTTTCGAGTCATTAGGTCAAGGCGACCACGAATGAATCGAGAGAGATCACCATGCATGGCAATCTCATAATTGTGCGAAAACGGATTCTCATAGCTGTGGTCATAAATCGCCTGAGGATCCGGGCGGCCACTGATTGTATTAATAAACTTGGAAAATTGTGCAATGGCAATCGCGAAAGGGCGGGTTAACCAAGGTTGTTTCGCAGCGGCCTGCATACCATAGGCATCAAACTCCTCACGCTGCTTTCCTTTCACAAACGCACGTACCAGATTCGCAATTTGAATCGCATCCTGAGACTTAGTCTTTTGGATAATCAGCGTGACCGAAGGCTTCCCTTCGAAGTAACTTTCGATATCGACATCGACAAAATCATCTCGAATCTCGGCCACATCGCGCAGATAGATTTTCTTTCCACTCGGCGTATTCTTGACGACAATATCGCCCAGTTCGCTCCCCTCAATTTCTTCGCCTAGCGTGCGAACATTCACATTCGCACGCGGCCCTTTCAGATTTCCAGCCGAAACATCCAGATTGGACGCACGAATAGCCGCGGCGACTTCTTCAAGTGTTAAGTCATACTCAAATAGCATCAGCGGGCGAACTTCAACACTGATTTCATCATCCCGAATCCCGGAAATCGTGATATCACTCACCCCCGGCAATTCGAGCAGTTCATCCCGCAAATCGCGAGCCGCTTTCTTCAGGCTCGCTTCGCTTCCCTCGCCAAACAGGGAGACCGAGAGGACAGGCAGCATCGGTTCAACATTGCGAACGGTGATCGTTTCAATATCGTCCGGCAACTCATTATTAATAGCCCGGACTTCCGCATCAATTTCGTCGCGAACTGTGTCGATATCATCGACTTCGTTGTAGAGAGTCGCGACAGTCTGGCTCATGCCTTCCTGAACGGTCGATTCGACTTTTTCAATATCCTCGAGATCTCGAATCGCTTCTTCGATTTTAATCGTGACCGCTTTCTCCAGTTCATCCGGCTGGACAGCTGGATAGACAACCGAAATCATCACCTGATCCGGCCTCGTTTCCGGAAACATCTCCCGCACCAGCGTGAACGCGAGAGCAGTCCCGGCAAACAGCAGCAGGAGCATCAACATATTGACGAGAACGGAATTGTTGACACTGAAACGTGGTAACGACATCGGAAAACGATCTGCCTGAGAGAATTTTAAAAAGTAAGCGGATTGATGACTCTGTCAAAGTTTAGACCGAAGCCCCATGAATGAACAGATTACTTAGAGGAGCTTCCCGGCAATTGCGTTCGTGATGGATCACGATACACTGATGTGAGACCGATGCGGTCTCCGAGTTTAACCACTTGCAGGTGATTAACCTGTTGTCCCGTGTTCAGGAAATGATTGATGTCTCTATTTACAATGCGTGTCTCTGTTTTTGCTTTGTTGATGTTTGTTGCGACTGGAGCGAGTGTTTCGGCTGAAGATGCCAAGTGGATCTCTTTATTTGATGGTAAAACACTCGAAGGTTGGAAAAAAGTTGGCAAAGAGACCAGTCACTGGAAAGTGATTGACGGAGCAATCAGTGGTTCCGGAGATGCCTCGATGCTCGTGACGACGACAGGCCCCTACAAAAACTTTCACTATCGAGCCGAAGTGAAAATCAATGACGGCGGCAACTCCGGCATGTATTTCCGAACCACCGCTCAACCTGGGTTTTCCAATGGATACGAAGCCCAAATCGACAGCACCCACCGCGATCCCATCCGCACCGGCTCAATTTATGGCATGTGTCACGTTTACCAGCAGCATGTGAAACCGGATACCTGGTTCACATACGAAGTGGAAGTTCGCGATGATGTCTGGCGTGGTCGCGAAATGACGCGTATCAAAATCACAATCGATGGTAACGAACTCTACGAATATCTCGACTTCGACAAAACCTTCAAAGAAGGCCACTTCGCATTCCAGCAACATGACCCCGGCAGCAAAGTCGACATCCGCAAGGTCGAAGTCCAGCCTCTAGCGGACTGATTGCAGAATCGATCGACCGCAATTCTTTTAAAATTTTGGACACTGTGCCCACCGAGGCGAGCGTTTTTCTGATGATGACGATCATGACGTCATTGAATGGATTACACTGGTCTCGGAGTTATTGAATACAGGCTCGAAAGTTGGTGCTGTGCACCCTTTAGTACCCTGTGCAATTGCGTTTATCCCAAAAAAACCTCGGCCCTCCCGAAGGAAGGCCGAGGCTGTACTCGCGCGGGACTAACGTCCTGCGTTGATAACCTCGTTTCGGATCGAAGCAGAAGCCCGTTGAAAGAATTCCAACTCATCGGCAGAGGAGTCAGAATTCCGAAATTCTACTTGAAGGTGATCCTGACGAGACGGTGGCACTCGGGCAACAGCCCGCCGACCGTCCGCCCGTGTTAAGCGGTGCCACCTCTCTGGCTACAACAACAGTCACTTGTCACAAAACCACCTCCTCTCTATAAATCGAATCAATCGCTTCGGCCGACAAGCCAATCAGCCTCTTCGCGACGAATTGTCCTGCCACGTCGCGTTCAACGCGGCCCATGTACTGAGATTCTTGCACCCGGAACCAACTCTGACAATACGGATTCTGGAAGAAAATCGAAAAACTCGTTCAATCCAAAAAAACGACTGGACATCGCTGCCCCCCGGATGCAATCACCACGGCACTGACACAGGACATTTCCGGAGGTTCGCAATAAAAAACGCCGGACTTATTTTCGATATCCAAATTTGTCATCAATACCCAAAGTTAAGCAAGGGTGGCGGTGGCGATCTCGAAGACAAGTCCCCGAACATACGACCTTCGGTGGCTTCCACTAAAGCAGAGCGCCCCAGCCACCCATTGTTGGATTGTTTCAGGCCACTACGGTCAGATCATTAACCGGCAACGTAAACAGAATGAGGATGAATCCTCACGGGGCTCACATTCGATCCTGGTTATAACGTGTGGAAGTAATAACCGTATATTTTGGTGCTGATCATCCATCATCTTCTGATACAATCAATTCATGACAAACGCATCCGAGCCGGAAAACTCAGCCGACGACAAACCGACGTCACCCTTCATCGAGGCAATGCGGACGATTTCTCACGTCACGACGGCTGTCGCACTCATGCTGATTTTTGGCGGAATTGGCTATGCGATTGACCGGTGGCTGGCAATCACGTTCTTTGCTCTGCTTGGTTTTGGTGGAGGAGCAGTGCTCGGCATTCAGTATCTTATTCGGATGACGTCGGATCGTTAGGAGTCGGGACTGGAGCCGTGGCATGTTTGGGACCAATGGGTAAATCGTCAGTCGGGTGCGCTAATGTTTGAATTCGCTCGACAGTTGGATGATGCAGAATTAAACCAGCCGATTCGACATAAGCCCCCAGGTGTCCACAGGAAAATGATTCATCAGCCAAGCTCAATAACACATGATGGTCGAGTGAAAATTCGATGTAATTATTGACCACCAGCAAGCTGATCTCGAAATCCATCGCATCCGTGTTTCGCCAGTATGCAGCCTGCAATAGTCTGTAAGCAAAGGCTTCCTGAGAACCATGTTCGTTCCGATGCCCCCAGGATCGTAACTGGGCGACACCTTTCAACAAATCCAGTGAGAGGTAATAACCATCACTGGATTCGGGATCGATGCGAAACAGAAAACCGCACTTACCCTCACCGGAGAGACGGATTTTTGTCTTGAAGCGGAAACAGTCAAAGACGGGCGAAAACAGGAATCCCTGAAAGCCGGCATTGGAGCGGAGTTCGTAATCCTGTACTTCCGGATGATAGGTGACCGAACTGTTTTCGTGATGATACAGCAGCGCAATTGGGTTGAGTTGCGGGGGTTTGAGCATTGCTTCGACGATGTCATCAAACGCTTCAATCGTCTGCATTGCCAGGCGACCATCGGGACGCTGGACAATTCGCTTCGGGGGCGGCATCAGATTTTTTCGATTACGAATGGAAGAATCAGCCGTATAAAAGTTCCACAGGAGTGGCCCCTGGTCATCATAACTGACTCGCCCCGCATAATTCCCTCCGGCCAGCAGCACGTTTTCATAATAGTTGTTCCAAGGCCCCTTCAAATCATCAGCATACCAGTAACGGATTTTCGCATCTTCGCGAATGCTGCCGATTAGATAATAACGCTGACCGAATTTGATGATATTTGGAACTTCAATGTCATCGTATTGCCCCGGATGATGAAGCGGTGGGAGGACTTCGAATTCGTTGGGAGTTGTTTCTTTGGCGATCCCGACGCAGCCTCTGCGGATTGTAGGGCCATACGGAACACGGGAAGCGGTCAACAAATACCCTTCGTCATTGTCCCGGAAATAATAAGGATCGCGAAAACTGACCCAGGCATGGTCGTGAGCGGGTTCGGATTCGTAGTAAGGCGAAGTTGAGCACAGGGGCTGAAACGGTTTGCAGTTCATATTTTCCGGCAAATGGAATTTCTTGTCCGAGATTTTATGCCACTCAATCAGATCACAACTTCGAGCCAGGCCGATTCGCTGAATCTTTCCCTCATCTTTCAGGGAAATGCCCGTATAAAACATCCGCCACCAGCCCACCTCATGAGGATCCGGACTGACGTGCATCGTCCAGAGCATGTAGTCGTCCCAGGAACCGGGATCGCTAATAAAAATCGCATTCTGGATTCGCTTCCAGTTCAGGCCATCTTTACTGATCGCGTGCGCGATAAAATCGTGGTTCGGCAACACGAGATGGAACAGGTGATAAATGCCATCGTGCCACAGCACATCGACATCACCCATGGTTTTGAACGTGGAAGCAAAGCTGTTGTACATTGTGAAAGACGAGTGATTAGAGGTGAGTAGTGAGAGTTGGGTGATTGATCGCCAGTTGATTCTCAACATCCCATGAAAGTCTCGTGAATTCCCGGAGAGATCAGGTTAAGAAGTGAGAAAGGATTTGAAAACCCTCTTCCCAAAGAGAGGAAGTTGACTTATAATGAACGATCGTGCATTTTTCTTTCACTCAAGTTTGGATATCATACAAGTCTTATGGGCAATATGAATCAATTTCAAATCGGTGATCCTGTCATTTACATGATGACAAAACAGTCATCCCATCCGACTTTACGCGCGACGAAAGTGAGCCCGAGTGCTCACGGTGATGAGTATAACTACGTCGTCGAAAAGTTCTGGGTGGTCAGTGATTTTACCGAAGAAGGAAATTTGATCGTCCAGACCCGCCGCGGAAAAATCCGCGAGCTTTCAAAGACGGATCCAAACTTGAAGCGTGCCAACTGGTGGCATCGCTGGTTATACCGCGATCGATTCCCGGAAATTGACACGGAAAAATCCGAGCAACTCAGTGCCTGACTGTTGAAATGCAGTTGATCGATTTCGACTGCTGTACCATGCAGACCGCTAATTACAAGCACGAAACCTCAGTTAGTCTTTTCCAGCGTGTGCAACTCCTGCTGATGCACGTGAGGCAATCGCAACTGGCCGCAGGCGGCATCGATATCTGCCCCTTTTCGCTTGCGAATTGTTGCCGTGATTCCTGACTGTTCAAGAATATGGACGAATTCACGAGCAGTCTCTTGAGTCGAGCCGTGGATCGACAATTGACTGATAGCATTCATCGGAATCAGATTCACCAAAGCCTGACGTCCCCGCAGCAGTTGAGCCAGTTCTCGGGCATGAGCAATCGAATCATTTTTGCCAGCCAGTAGCACGTATTCAAAGGTCACACGACGACCTGTGATATCGAAGAAGTCGTCGGCGGCATCGAGAATGGATTTGATACCAATGTTCTTGTTGACAGGCACAATCTCGTTTCGCAGTTGATCATTCGGGGCATGCAGTGAAACCGCCAGACTGTAGCGTTTTCCTGCGTTTGCCAGTTGGCGAATTTTTTCCGGTAAACCAACTGTCGAAACAGTCACGCGTCGAGTCCCCATATTCCAGCCAATCGGCTCATGAAGTCGATCGAGAGCAGGCAAAAGATTCGGCAGATTGGCCAGTGGTTCGCCGATTCCCATCACAACAACATTCGTCAATTGCTCATCGTCATCCTGCAGATGCACCATGCGTGCAATTTGCTCAACGATTTCAGCCGTCGTGAGATTGCGCGTCAACCCCGCCAATCCACTTGCGCAGAAGACACATCCCATCGCACAACCGACTTGTGTGCTGATACAAATCGTATTCCGCTTCGGCTCCCGCATCAGTACACATTCCACAAATTCGCCATCGCGATATTTGAGAAGCAGTTTTTCGGTACGATCCGAGGCGATCTGATGCGATTCAATTTCGCTCTGAAAGAACACGAATTCCTGTGAGAGTTGCTCGCGGAGCGATTCTGGAATGTCGGTCATTTCAGCAAACGAGCGAGCACGTCGCTGATAAACCCAGCGGAAAATCTGCTCGGCTCGGAATTTGCGAATCTCACGCTCTGCACACCACGCCTGAAGCTCGGCATAGGAAAGCGAATAAATAGTGGGAAGTGGGGCAATCATGAACAATCCAGAGTGATAAAGTCGTTAACCTCCTGAATTGTGCCCACAGCCCTGCATAACTTCAAGAGCCGAACGGATTGTTTGCCTGATTCCCCGTTAAAACACTTTGAAATGACCAGAAATCCCGTAGGACAGGCTTACTGCCTGTCAGAATTCGACATCGTTCTATTAAACAGGCTGTGGAAGCCTGTCTAATATTTCGTGTCACTTACTGCCCGCTAAATGTTTGACCTCGCAGGGAATCGTCTTCGGTCACGTCTTGAGGTTCTTCCAAAGCGCCTGTCAGCAGAAGTCCATCCAGTTTCGCTTGGGCTTGAGCCAGTTCTTTCCGGGCCGCAATGGCTTTGAATCGGGCATCCAGATAAGATTTGCGAATGACGAGGATCTGCAGGAAGCCGAGCTCTCCCTGGTCGTAGGCTTCGCTGGAAAGCTGGAGGGCTTCATTGGTTTGCGGCAGAATTTCATTATCGTAACGATTCACCGTTACGCGAGCCCCTTCGTATTGCTGGATCACACGTGCCAGTCGCGCTTTGATATCGCAGCGAATGCGGGTCACATTATTGGTGGCTCGACAATACTCTGCATATGCAGCGGAAATATTGCCCCGGTTCTTATTATAGATGGGGATCGGACCACCAATTTGGAGGTTGATTAAACCAGAATTCGTCGCATTATCGAAGCCGGCTCCAATTTGAGCGGTAATATTAGGAATCGCCTGAACTTCCTGCCGACTCAACTTGGCGCGTGCCTGAGCGACTCGCTGCTTCGCAGTGGCCAACTCTGGACTGTTGCACATAATCATTTCATAAAGACTGCACTCATTCAAAGAATGTGCGGAAATGTTTGATGGCGGAAGTAACTCAGCCTGACCCAGACAGGGCAGACCAACCAGTGCCGTCAATTCCATCCAGGCCGTTTCATAAGCGATACGAGCTTTCTG from Rubinisphaera italica includes the following:
- the rlmN gene encoding 23S rRNA (adenine(2503)-C(2))-methyltransferase RlmN — protein: MIAPLPTIYSLSYAELQAWCAEREIRKFRAEQIFRWVYQRRARSFAEMTDIPESLREQLSQEFVFFQSEIESHQIASDRTEKLLLKYRDGEFVECVLMREPKRNTICISTQVGCAMGCVFCASGLAGLTRNLTTAEIVEQIARMVHLQDDDEQLTNVVVMGIGEPLANLPNLLPALDRLHEPIGWNMGTRRVTVSTVGLPEKIRQLANAGKRYSLAVSLHAPNDQLRNEIVPVNKNIGIKSILDAADDFFDITGRRVTFEYVLLAGKNDSIAHARELAQLLRGRQALVNLIPMNAISQLSIHGSTQETAREFVHILEQSGITATIRKRKGADIDAACGQLRLPHVHQQELHTLEKTN
- a CDS encoding glycosyl hydrolase, which produces MLRINWRSITQLSLLTSNHSSFTMYNSFASTFKTMGDVDVLWHDGIYHLFHLVLPNHDFIAHAISKDGLNWKRIQNAIFISDPGSWDDYMLWTMHVSPDPHEVGWWRMFYTGISLKDEGKIQRIGLARSCDLIEWHKISDKKFHLPENMNCKPFQPLCSTSPYYESEPAHDHAWVSFRDPYYFRDNDEGYLLTASRVPYGPTIRRGCVGIAKETTPNEFEVLPPLHHPGQYDDIEVPNIIKFGQRYYLIGSIREDAKIRYWYADDLKGPWNNYYENVLLAGGNYAGRVSYDDQGPLLWNFYTADSSIRNRKNLMPPPKRIVQRPDGRLAMQTIEAFDDIVEAMLKPPQLNPIALLYHHENSSVTYHPEVQDYELRSNAGFQGFLFSPVFDCFRFKTKIRLSGEGKCGFLFRIDPESSDGYYLSLDLLKGVAQLRSWGHRNEHGSQEAFAYRLLQAAYWRNTDAMDFEISLLVVNNYIEFSLDHHVLLSLADESFSCGHLGAYVESAGLILHHPTVERIQTLAHPTDDLPIGPKHATAPVPTPNDPTSSE
- a CDS encoding AtpZ/AtpI family protein, coding for MTNASEPENSADDKPTSPFIEAMRTISHVTTAVALMLIFGGIGYAIDRWLAITFFALLGFGGGAVLGIQYLIRMTSDR